In the Bacillus amyloliquefaciens DSM 7 = ATCC 23350 genome, TAATCCCCGATCCCATCAGCTGGGAAAAGGACGTATTTCCGTTGATGCCGGAAATCAGGGCGGTTCCCAGAAAACAAATCACGATAGAACTGACGGATGCGAGACGCAGTTTTTCCCGGTATATGAGACTCCCGAGGAGAAGGACGAGAACCGGAGCCAAATGATAGACGGAAATCGCTATCGTCACTGATGTCTCCTCAAACGATTTAAATAAAAACACCCAGTTCAGCACAAGAAAAAAGCCGCAGGCCAGCGTCTGCAGAACCTCCCGCCGGTTCCATTGTTCGGTGCGGTAACGTCCGGAACCAAACCAGCAAACACCCAGAAACAATGAGGCGCACAGACACCTCACAAAAACCAGTTCAATCGACGGCACATTCGTATGTTCTGAGAAAAAGCCGATTGATCCGAAAATCACCATAGAAATCACCATTTTGATGACGGCATTTGATGTTTGTTTAGCTTGCATCGTGCTCTTCCTCCATATCATTGACTGTTTATTCAGACAAATACTAACAGCCATTTTACTTGATTCAGAGGAAGAAATCATCCTATTTTTCAGCCGGGGGCGGTCTTTTCTCATGAAAAAAGCCCCGCATCAGCAGGGCCGTTTGTTTAATGAACGATCAGTACAGGACAAGGAGACAATTGTGAGACCTTGTGGCTCACGCTTCCGAGCATCATTTCTTTAAATCCGCTGATTCCTCGGCTTCCGACGACAATCAGATTGAAATGCTGTTCTTTCGCTATGTTTAAAATTTGATGCGCAGGCTCACCTTGGACGTACAGGCTTTCCGCTTCTACTCCGCTTTCCGCCGCTTTTTGCTTGGCATCTTCCAGAATGGCTGCTCCTTTTTGCTCGACTTCATGTTTGATGTCTTCAATGAAGTTCTCCGGAACATAGACAATCCCGGTTAAGGCTGATGTGGAAACAACGGCTTCACGTCCCGCATAGAGAATGGTGAGCTCAGCCTGCTGTTCTTTCGCCAGGTGGATGGCTGCGTCCAGGGCTTTGCTGCTCATGTCTGAACCGTCTACTGCTGCAAGAATTTTTTTAAACATATGAATCCCGCCTTTCTGCTTTTATTGTCCTCCTCTCATTGCTGAATGTCAATTTTGCCGGCTTTCTCCGGAACATTGCCTTACAGACTTTCTCCATTTGTCGCGATGACGTCTTTATACCAATAAAAACTTTTCTTTCTCTTCCTTTCAAACGTGCCTGTTCCGTCATTGCCGCGGTCAACATAGATATAGCCGTAGCGTTTTTTCATTTCAGCAGTTGAGGCGCTGACGAGGTCAATCGGCCCCCACGACGTGTAACCGATCAGGTTGACTCCGTCTTCGATCGCCTCTCTTGCTTCTATTAAATGATCCCGCAGATATTTGATACGGTAATCATCCTGTATGCTTCCGTCTTCCTCCGGCTGATCTTGTGCGCCGAGCCCGTTTTCGACGATGAAGAGCGGTTTCTGATAACGGTCGTACAGCGTGTTTAAGGTAATGCGCAAGCCCTTCGGATCAATCTGCCAGCCCCATTCCGAAGATTCCAGATAAGGATTTTTCACGCCGCCGAGAAGATTCCCCTTCGATTGCGCCAGATCCTCAGGCGCGGTGCTTGCCGTCATCGACATGTAGTAGCTGAAGCCGATGTAATCCACCGTGTGTTCTTTCAGGAGCTCCTCGTCTCCTTCCTTCATCTCAATCGTAATTCCGTTTTCTTTAAAGAAGCGCTTCATGTAGCCCGGATAGCTGCCCCTCGCCTGCACATCAGAAAAGAACAGCGTGCTCCGCTCTTTCTGCAAAGCCGCATATACATCCTCCGGCTTCGGCGTCATCGGATACGTCGTCGTCGCGGCGATCATGCAGCCGATCTGTGAATCCGGGATGATCTCATGGCCGGCTTTTACCGCCAGCGCGCTCGCCACAAACTGGTGGTGGGCCGCTTGGTACATCGTGTTTTGTTTATTTTCGCCTTCCCGGAATACGAGACCGCCGCCTGTAAACGGAGCGTGAAGAACGACATTGATTTCATTGAATGTCATCCAATATTTCACCTTGTCTTTATAACGGGTGAAAACCGTGCGGGCGTACCTCTCATAGAAATCGACCGTTTGGCGGTTTCTCCAGCCGCCGTAATTTTTCACCAGACCGAGCGGCATCTCGTAGTGCGAAATCGTGACCACCGGTTCGATCTGATGTTTTCTCAATTCATCAAAAAGACGGTCGTAAAATTGCAGCCCTTCTTCATTCGGCTCTGTTTCATCGCCGTTCGGAAAGATTCTCGTCCACGCAATGGAGGTGCGGAACGCTTTAAAGCCCATCTCCGCAAACAGAGCGATGTCCTCTTGATAGCGGTGATAAAAATCAATCGCGTCGTGATACAGATTCAGCGCATCGTCTGTCTCATGGAACGGTGACATAATGCCGTCCGGGGAGACATCCGCCGTGGAAAGTCCTTTGCCGCCTTCTTTGTAAGCTCCTTCAATCTGATTGGCAGCCGTTGCGCCGCCCCATAAAAAACCTTCCGGAAATCTCTTCATGTTTTCTCCACCTCTTTTTCAGGATAACGCCAGAAGCGCTTCATTCGGTTTGACCATGCCGCTTTTTTTCACGTCTGTAAATGAATATTGATCCGTATTCGTAATGATGACCGGTGTGATCACGTCATAACCGGCAGCCTTTATTTCTTCGATATCAAAAGTAATCAGCAGATCTCCAGGCGCGACAGCATCGCCCTCTTTTACGTGCACCTCAAAATGTCTGCCATCCAGCCGGACCGTATCAAGCCCGATATGAATGAGAACCTCGGCTCCCCGGGCGCTCGTAATACCGATGGCGTGCTTTGTTTTAAATACGGCTGTCACCGTGCCCTCTACGGGAGAAACCGCCGCGCCCTCTTCAGGCAGAATCGCAAAGCCTTTTCCCATAATTTCACCGGAAAACACGCTGTCGTTCACTTCACTTAATGCTTTCACTTCACCTTTAATCGGGCTGTGAATGATTTCGCCGCCAGCCGTCACCCCCGGCATTCCAGGCGCTTTGGCCTGTTCGGGCTGTACATCTTCAAACCCGATCAGCAGTGCCGCCGCAATACCGGCCGCAAACGAGATAAAAAGCCCGATCAGCGCGTAAAGAAACGTCGGCCCGATAAAGACCGGAATGCTCGGCAGACCGGCGTTGCCGCCGACAATGTAGGAAGCGACGCCGGTTACACCGTAAAAAGCTCCGCCTGCCGCACCGCCGATTAACGCAGCCGCGAACGGTTTTTTCAATCTCATGTTGACGCCGTACATCGCGGGTTCGGTAATGCCCATCAAAGCCGTAATGCCCGTCGTAAACGCCAGCGACTTGAATGTTTTGTTCTTTGATTTCAAGAAAACCGCAAATGACGCGCCGGCCTGCCCCATGTTCGCCAAAAACATCGCAGGCAGAATGTAATCATGTCCGTTTTGAGCAATATTATTGATCATGATCGGCACAAGCGCATAATGCATCCCCGTCATAATGATGAGTGAAAATGTTCCGGCAAGCAGAATCATCGCGGCAATGCCCGCATGATTGAACAAATAATTGACGCCGACAGACAGGTAATTCCCGAGAATCGCGCCGAGCGGGCCGACCGTGATAAGCGTGACAGGCACGACGATCACAAGCGTAAGCATCGGCACAACAATCAATTTCAAGGATGAAGGGGTGATTCGGTCGATCCCTTTCTCCACATAGGACATCAGCCATATCGCCAGCAAAATCGGAATGACTGTCGATGAATACGTGGCAGCGGTTACAGGAAGACCGATAAAGGAGATGCTTTTCCCTGACCCAAGCAAAGCCGTCAAATCCGGATGCAGAATCGCACCCGCCACAGCGGCCGCCACGTACGGATTGCTTCCGAATTTTCTCGCCGCGCTTACCGCAAGCAAAAGCGGCAGAAAGTAAAACGCACCGTCGCCAACAGCCGTAAGAATGCTGTGAGTCTGGCTCTTCTCCGACATCCAGCCGAATGTCACCGCTAATGCGACAAGCCCTTTTATCATTCCGGCTCCGGCAATCGCCGGCAGAATCGGCGTAAACACGCCGGAAATCACATCAAACACGGCGCTCAGCATATTTTTCTTCTGCTTCGAGGTTTTGTTTGCGCTTTCATCACTGAGCCCGCTGCTCTCGATCAAAGCCTGATACACCTTCGGCACATGATTGCCGATAATGATCTGAAATTGCCCGCCGCTGATATTTGTCCCCATCACGCCTTCTGTCTGCTCCAGTGCGTTCCGATCTGCCTTCGCATTGTCATACAAATTAAAACGAAGCCGCGTCATGCAATGGATGACACTCTGAACATTCTCCTCCCCGCCGACAAGTTGTAAAATCTCTTTTGATATTTTATGATAGTCCATGAGTCTGCCTCCTTAAAAATGGGGGATCTGCCGGACGAAAGGTGGCCGCCTTTCTCCGGCTTTTTTTTATGAAATAAGCATCACCTCCGAAAAAAGGGTATAAAAAAAACCTAAACTGCACAGAGCAAGGGGGTCTTCCCCTGCCTGACGCAATTTAGGTTTTGCCTGCGGTTTGCAGTAACAATCCTAGGTGAATGATATTGGGTTGATATGTATAGCACTAGGGTTATGGGGGTGTCAACGCTTACATTTTAATGTTCTGTTGAAACAAATTAAAGTCTAAGTTATACGCAAG is a window encoding:
- a CDS encoding DMT family transporter, giving the protein MQAKQTSNAVIKMVISMVIFGSIGFFSEHTNVPSIELVFVRCLCASLFLGVCWFGSGRYRTEQWNRREVLQTLACGFFLVLNWVFLFKSFEETSVTIAISVYHLAPVLVLLLGSLIYREKLRLASVSSIVICFLGTALISGINGNTSFSQLMGSGIIWAVLAALFYAFTTLAGKGINSLSPYAVTCLQTGLGVIILLPFVRFGAFSDLSHMNWIMIVSTGIIHTGIVYLLFFDSLRFLSTRFISIIVFLDPAVAIVLDTVFTGFRPDLYQSLGIVMIFAGMALSLMRKHKAVPEQAQADSTRI
- a CDS encoding universal stress protein, with translation MFKKILAAVDGSDMSSKALDAAIHLAKEQQAELTILYAGREAVVSTSALTGIVYVPENFIEDIKHEVEQKGAAILEDAKQKAAESGVEAESLYVQGEPAHQILNIAKEQHFNLIVVGSRGISGFKEMMLGSVSHKVSQLSPCPVLIVH
- a CDS encoding 6-phospho-beta-glucosidase, producing the protein MKRFPEGFLWGGATAANQIEGAYKEGGKGLSTADVSPDGIMSPFHETDDALNLYHDAIDFYHRYQEDIALFAEMGFKAFRTSIAWTRIFPNGDETEPNEEGLQFYDRLFDELRKHQIEPVVTISHYEMPLGLVKNYGGWRNRQTVDFYERYARTVFTRYKDKVKYWMTFNEINVVLHAPFTGGGLVFREGENKQNTMYQAAHHQFVASALAVKAGHEIIPDSQIGCMIAATTTYPMTPKPEDVYAALQKERSTLFFSDVQARGSYPGYMKRFFKENGITIEMKEGDEELLKEHTVDYIGFSYYMSMTASTAPEDLAQSKGNLLGGVKNPYLESSEWGWQIDPKGLRITLNTLYDRYQKPLFIVENGLGAQDQPEEDGSIQDDYRIKYLRDHLIEAREAIEDGVNLIGYTSWGPIDLVSASTAEMKKRYGYIYVDRGNDGTGTFERKRKKSFYWYKDVIATNGESL
- a CDS encoding beta-glucoside-specific PTS transporter subunit IIABC, with amino-acid sequence MDYHKISKEILQLVGGEENVQSVIHCMTRLRFNLYDNAKADRNALEQTEGVMGTNISGGQFQIIIGNHVPKVYQALIESSGLSDESANKTSKQKKNMLSAVFDVISGVFTPILPAIAGAGMIKGLVALAVTFGWMSEKSQTHSILTAVGDGAFYFLPLLLAVSAARKFGSNPYVAAAVAGAILHPDLTALLGSGKSISFIGLPVTAATYSSTVIPILLAIWLMSYVEKGIDRITPSSLKLIVVPMLTLVIVVPVTLITVGPLGAILGNYLSVGVNYLFNHAGIAAMILLAGTFSLIIMTGMHYALVPIMINNIAQNGHDYILPAMFLANMGQAGASFAVFLKSKNKTFKSLAFTTGITALMGITEPAMYGVNMRLKKPFAAALIGGAAGGAFYGVTGVASYIVGGNAGLPSIPVFIGPTFLYALIGLFISFAAGIAAALLIGFEDVQPEQAKAPGMPGVTAGGEIIHSPIKGEVKALSEVNDSVFSGEIMGKGFAILPEEGAAVSPVEGTVTAVFKTKHAIGITSARGAEVLIHIGLDTVRLDGRHFEVHVKEGDAVAPGDLLITFDIEEIKAAGYDVITPVIITNTDQYSFTDVKKSGMVKPNEALLALS